In Castanea sativa cultivar Marrone di Chiusa Pesio chromosome 6, ASM4071231v1, a single window of DNA contains:
- the LOC142638562 gene encoding UDP-N-acetylglucosamine transferase subunit ALG14-like, with amino-acid sequence MEKGNGCCFSIMASSATITFFLIGITLVVCRVLYAMYWSSKPLRKRAPQPVSTLIVLGSGGHTAEILNVLSVLQKDRFSPRIYIAAATDYMSLQKAYLFENSLADETGVRAEKTAQFLQIYRSREVGQSYISSVWTTLLAIVNALQLMIKIRPQVIICNGPGTCIPLCAIAFLFKIMGIRWSSIFYVESIARVKRLSLSGLLLYNLRIADEFFVQWPQLQRKYPRAHYVGCLMSSCYYRGYKFCNVLAYFKLLWLVFFFFFFFLNHKKIQVF; translated from the exons ATGGAGAAAGGAAATGGATGTTGCTTCTCCATTATGGCTTCAAGTGCTACCATTACATTTTTTCTTATTGGTATCACCTTAGTCGTGTGTCGTGTCCTCTATGCTATGTATTGGAGCAGCAAACCTCTTCGCAAAAGAGCTCCACAACCTGTCAGTACCCTCATTGTTTTAGGTTCAG GCGGTCACACTGCCGAGATACTTAATGTCTTGTCTGTGCTGCAGAAAGACAGGTTTTCTCCGAGAATCTACATTGCTGCCGCTACTGACTATATGAGTCTCCAAAAAGCTTATTTGTTTGAGAATTCCCTTGCTGATGAG ACCGGAGTCAGGGCAGAAAAGACTGCACAATTCTTGCAGATATATCGAAGTAGGGAGGTTGGTCAATCGTATATATCTTCTGTTTGGACAACTCTACTTGCTATTGTTAATGCCCTTCAACTAATGATTAAAATCCGACCCCAAGTG ATTATATGCAATGGGCCTGGCACTTGTATTCCACTATGTGCAATCGCATTCTTATTTAAG ATAATGGGAATTAGATGGTCATCTATCTTTTATGTTGAGAGTATAGCAAGGGTGAAAAGGCTGTCTTTAAGTGGTTTGCTTCTTTATAATTTACGAATAGCTGATGAGTTTTTTGTGCAATGGCCACAACTACAGAGAAAATATCCCCGAGCTCACTATGTTGGTTGTCTCATGTCTTCATGCTACTACCGTGGGTACAAGTTTTGTAATGTACTTGCCTATTTCAAATTATTATggctagtctttttttttttctttttttttttaaatcacaagaAAATACAAGTGTTTTGA